One Microbacterium esteraromaticum genomic window carries:
- a CDS encoding DNA-3-methyladenine glycosylase 2 family protein: protein MSSTIEHDERYRAISARDTRFDGQFVTAVRSTGIYCRPSCPARTPKRENVTFYPTSAAAHEAGYRACKRCLPEAAPGSPAWNLRGDAAARAMRLIAAGVVEQEGVPGLARRLGYSPRHLTRLLTTELGAGPLALARAHRAHTARMLLVGTDLPVSEVAFSAGFASIRQCNDTIREVFEMTPGELRAKRRHASGATDRSARADDGTQGAIDLLLPHRTPMDSAGVFAWMAARALPGVETATATSFARHLRMPGGPAHFEVRQTPEGQLRLRAKVTRLGDLAPLVSTARRLFDLDADPQAVDEALSSHPQLAPLVAAVPGIRMPGAADPHEMLIRAMVGQQITVAAARTALTALAEQLGERTADGGLLFPTMAAIAEHGAEVLRGPTARIRAITGAAEALADGSLPLSVGDDAAEQRAALLAMPGIGPWTADYVRMRVIGDPDVFLPGDVAVRSGAVASGLPGDPAALTAWAARTAPWRSYLTAHLWAAAPVRPQRRRPVHPASKESS from the coding sequence ATGAGCAGCACCATCGAGCACGACGAGCGCTACCGCGCGATCAGCGCGAGGGACACCCGCTTCGACGGCCAGTTCGTCACTGCGGTGCGCTCGACCGGCATCTACTGCCGGCCGAGCTGCCCCGCTCGCACACCGAAGCGCGAGAACGTCACGTTCTACCCGACCAGTGCCGCGGCGCACGAGGCCGGCTACCGGGCCTGCAAGCGATGCCTGCCCGAGGCCGCACCCGGGTCTCCCGCGTGGAACCTGCGCGGAGACGCCGCCGCCAGGGCGATGCGCCTGATCGCCGCAGGCGTCGTCGAGCAGGAGGGCGTGCCCGGACTCGCTCGCCGCCTGGGCTACTCGCCGCGACACCTCACCCGGCTGCTCACCACCGAGCTCGGCGCGGGTCCGCTCGCCCTCGCCAGGGCACACCGCGCGCACACGGCCCGCATGCTGCTGGTCGGAACCGACCTGCCTGTCTCCGAAGTCGCCTTCTCAGCCGGATTCGCGAGCATCCGGCAGTGCAACGACACGATCCGCGAGGTCTTCGAGATGACGCCGGGAGAGCTGCGCGCGAAGCGCAGGCACGCATCAGGTGCCACGGATCGCTCGGCCCGAGCCGATGACGGGACTCAGGGTGCGATCGACCTGCTGCTGCCGCACCGCACGCCGATGGATTCGGCAGGGGTGTTCGCGTGGATGGCGGCACGTGCCCTGCCCGGCGTCGAGACCGCCACCGCGACGTCGTTCGCACGACACCTCCGCATGCCGGGCGGACCGGCGCACTTCGAGGTGAGGCAGACGCCGGAGGGGCAGCTGCGACTGCGCGCGAAGGTCACCCGCCTCGGCGACCTCGCTCCGCTCGTGTCGACGGCGCGCCGGCTGTTCGATCTGGACGCCGATCCGCAGGCCGTCGACGAGGCGCTCTCGTCGCATCCGCAGCTGGCGCCGCTCGTGGCGGCCGTCCCTGGCATCCGGATGCCCGGTGCAGCCGACCCGCACGAGATGCTGATCCGGGCCATGGTCGGCCAGCAGATCACCGTCGCCGCCGCCCGCACCGCGCTGACGGCACTCGCCGAGCAGTTGGGGGAGAGGACGGCCGACGGCGGACTGCTCTTCCCGACCATGGCCGCGATCGCCGAGCACGGCGCCGAGGTGCTGCGCGGACCCACCGCGCGCATCCGGGCGATCACCGGCGCCGCGGAGGCGCTCGCCGACGGCTCCCTCCCGCTCAGCGTCGGCGACGACGCCGCCGAGCAGCGCGCCGCCCTGCTGGCCATGCCAGGCATCGGGCCGTGGACCGCCGACTACGTGCGCATGCGGGTCATCGGCGATCCCGACGTCTTCCTGCCGGGGGATGTCGCCGTGCGCTCCGGGGCCGTCGCATCCGGACTGCCCGGCGATCCGGCCGCCCTGACCGCCTGGGCCGCACGCACGGCGCCCTGGCGCAGCTACCTCACCGCCCACCTGTGGGCGGCGGCGCCGGTGCGCCCGCAGCGCCGTCGTCCCGTCCATCCCGCATCGAAGGAGTCATCGTGA
- a CDS encoding methylated-DNA--[protein]-cysteine S-methyltransferase, translating into MTALIQTIQTPDGPLTILADDSQRVLASGWSDDQSAIVARVHPALRPAHVGEGETDAAGAALAYYAGDLRAIDSVRVLQRGTAMQAAGWEALRRIEPGRPLSYSEFALELGSPQAVRAAASICARNAPALFVPCHRVLRSDGSLGGFAWGLPVKQSLLARERGEL; encoded by the coding sequence GTGACCGCACTCATCCAGACCATCCAGACCCCCGACGGGCCCCTGACCATCCTCGCCGACGACTCCCAGCGGGTGCTGGCGTCGGGGTGGAGCGACGATCAGAGCGCGATCGTCGCACGGGTGCACCCCGCGCTGCGGCCGGCGCACGTCGGCGAGGGGGAGACGGATGCCGCCGGCGCGGCCCTCGCGTACTACGCAGGCGACCTGCGCGCGATCGATTCGGTGCGAGTCCTGCAGCGCGGCACCGCGATGCAGGCTGCGGGGTGGGAGGCGCTGCGCCGCATCGAGCCCGGCCGCCCGCTCAGCTACAGCGAGTTCGCCCTCGAGCTCGGCAGCCCGCAGGCGGTGCGCGCAGCCGCGTCGATCTGCGCTCGCAATGCGCCGGCGCTGTTCGTGCCCTGTCACCGTGTGCTGCGCTCCGACGGCTCCCTCGGCGGTTTCGCCTGGGGACTGCCGGTGAAGCAGAGCCTTCTCGCCCGCGAGCGCGGGGAGCTCTGA
- a CDS encoding ABC transporter ATP-binding protein yields the protein MSATSSSSSLSTFAALWRLKPFVRPIIGRLIGGALSALAAAVIALMIPIVLEQVVKNFDLGGGADAALGFVFAGAFGVLALALGEAVMVWLRRWFVLTPATEVEFQMRAELYSRLQSLPVAFHDRWQSGQLLSRMMQDIGLIRRWIAFGLILLVVNVLTIAIGAVLLFRWHWLLGVIFLVTGVPMWIQGYLFEKRYGTLARRSQDQAGDLATSVEESVHGIRVLKAFGRGKHALTRFSRQAETLRETELSKARAIAEIWFWLDLMPQIAFGLSLISGIWLIAQGQIDVPQLFAFFAMAAVLRWPIESIGFLFSFMLDARTATDRVFDIYQETNTITDPAAPVRLGQPRGELAFEGAHFRYQDAGAHERDLLDGIDLVLRPGETMALVGLTGSGKTTLTTLPARLYDVTAGRVTLDGVDVRDLELSELRRHVAMAFEDATLFSASVRENVLLGRADLDIHSEEGERVLREALDVAQAGFVDTLPEGVETIIGEEGLSLSGGQRQRLALARAVAADPRVLVLDDPLSALDVDTEALVEEALRHVLADTTALIVAHRPSTVALADRVALLERGRITAVGTHSELLRSSSHYRHVISSLEAEEAARTGAIDIIPDTSDEPETEKEVQA from the coding sequence ATGTCTGCCACCTCCTCTTCGTCGTCCCTGTCAACGTTCGCCGCGCTCTGGCGCCTGAAGCCCTTCGTGCGGCCGATCATCGGCCGCCTGATCGGCGGTGCGCTCAGCGCACTCGCCGCCGCCGTCATCGCCCTGATGATTCCGATCGTGCTCGAGCAGGTCGTCAAGAACTTCGACCTCGGCGGAGGCGCGGACGCGGCCCTCGGGTTCGTCTTCGCCGGGGCATTCGGCGTCCTGGCGCTCGCTCTCGGCGAGGCGGTCATGGTGTGGCTGCGCCGCTGGTTCGTCCTGACTCCGGCCACCGAGGTCGAGTTCCAGATGCGTGCCGAGCTCTACTCGCGGCTTCAGAGCCTTCCAGTCGCGTTCCACGACCGCTGGCAGTCGGGCCAGCTGCTCAGCCGGATGATGCAGGACATCGGCCTCATCCGACGCTGGATCGCGTTCGGCCTGATCCTGCTCGTGGTCAATGTGCTCACCATCGCCATCGGCGCCGTGCTGCTGTTCCGCTGGCACTGGCTGCTTGGTGTGATCTTCCTGGTCACTGGCGTGCCGATGTGGATCCAGGGGTACCTGTTCGAGAAGCGCTACGGCACCCTTGCCCGCCGCAGCCAGGACCAGGCGGGCGATCTCGCCACCAGCGTCGAGGAGAGCGTGCACGGCATCCGCGTGCTGAAGGCGTTCGGGCGCGGCAAGCACGCGCTGACGCGCTTCAGCCGCCAGGCCGAGACGCTGCGCGAGACGGAGCTGAGCAAGGCGCGCGCGATCGCCGAGATCTGGTTCTGGCTCGACCTCATGCCGCAGATCGCATTCGGGCTCAGCCTCATCTCGGGCATCTGGCTGATCGCACAGGGGCAGATCGACGTGCCTCAGCTGTTCGCGTTCTTCGCGATGGCCGCGGTGCTGCGCTGGCCCATCGAGTCGATCGGCTTCCTGTTCTCGTTCATGCTCGATGCCCGCACGGCCACCGACCGCGTGTTCGACATCTACCAGGAGACGAACACGATCACCGACCCCGCTGCTCCGGTGCGACTGGGACAGCCACGCGGTGAGCTCGCGTTCGAGGGAGCGCACTTCCGCTATCAGGACGCGGGGGCGCACGAGCGCGACCTGCTCGACGGCATCGACCTGGTGCTGCGGCCCGGCGAGACGATGGCGCTGGTGGGTCTGACCGGCTCGGGCAAGACCACGCTGACCACGCTGCCGGCGCGCCTGTACGACGTGACCGCCGGTCGCGTCACGCTCGACGGCGTCGATGTGCGCGATCTCGAGCTGTCCGAGCTGCGCCGGCATGTGGCGATGGCCTTCGAGGACGCGACCCTGTTCTCGGCATCGGTCCGGGAGAACGTGCTGCTGGGTCGCGCCGACCTCGACATCCACAGCGAGGAGGGCGAGCGGGTGCTGCGTGAGGCTCTCGACGTCGCGCAGGCCGGCTTCGTCGACACCCTGCCCGAAGGCGTCGAGACGATCATCGGCGAGGAGGGGCTGAGTCTCTCGGGCGGCCAGCGCCAGCGTCTCGCGCTCGCCAGGGCCGTCGCCGCCGACCCCCGGGTGCTCGTGCTCGATGACCCGCTGTCGGCGCTCGACGTCGACACCGAGGCACTTGTCGAAGAGGCGCTGCGTCACGTGCTCGCCGACACGACCGCGCTGATCGTCGCGCACCGGCCGTCGACCGTCGCGCTCGCCGATCGTGTCGCGCTGCTGGAGCGCGGCCGCATCACCGCCGTTGGTACCCATTCCGAGCTGCTGCGCTCGAGCTCGCACTACCGCCACGTCATCTCGAGCCTCGAGGCCGAGGAGGCGGCGCGCACCGGCGCGATCGACATCATCCCCGACACGAGTGACGAACCCGAGACCGAGAAGGAGGTGCAGGCATGA
- a CDS encoding ABC transporter ATP-binding protein, whose amino-acid sequence MSIAGTRGEDRSNYTKDESRAIRQRSLRLLGSLVEPLRLRIVIAALVLVVSTALQVAGPILIGIALDRALPHLLETADWMPAITVTVVYLLAGIIGSALIGLYVVLAARITQAVLLDLRKRIFLHTQRLSLEFHESYTSGRIISRQTSDLDSIRELLDGGLNNLVSGVLFGLFTFIALVIADWQSGVILLVAGIPLLLLMRWFYSRSQVVYRESRVISAKVIVQFVETMTGIRAVKSFRKEPRNDETFRKVAGDYRDVNRRSMVLYGTFEPGLMGIAALTLAGVVLWGGLRVADGALGVGVLLATVLYVRNFFAPMQEIAMFLNSYQSATAALEKVSGVLEEQPTVPDPEKPVDLWESRGALRFDGVTFAYNDDRTILPDFTLDIPAGQTIALVGTTGAGKSTLAKLVSRFYDPTAGRVTLDGVDLRMLHPKDLRRAIVMVTQEAYLFSGTVADNIALGKPDATLEEIRAAARAVGADEFISSLPDGYSTDVNKRGGRVSAGQRQLISFARAFLADPAVLILDEATASLDIPSERLIQQALQTLLADRTAIIIAHRLSTVAIADRVLVMEHGRIIEDDTPAALIGGTGKFAQLHAAWQETLV is encoded by the coding sequence ATGAGCATCGCAGGCACCAGGGGCGAGGACCGCTCCAACTACACCAAGGACGAGAGCAGGGCCATCAGGCAGCGCTCGCTGCGCCTGCTCGGCTCGCTCGTCGAGCCGCTGCGTCTGCGTATCGTCATCGCCGCGCTCGTGCTCGTCGTGTCGACCGCGCTGCAGGTGGCGGGCCCGATCCTGATCGGCATCGCCCTCGACCGCGCCCTGCCCCACCTTCTCGAGACCGCCGACTGGATGCCCGCGATCACCGTCACGGTCGTGTACCTGCTCGCCGGGATCATCGGCTCCGCGCTGATCGGGCTGTACGTCGTGCTCGCCGCGAGGATCACCCAGGCGGTGCTGCTCGACCTGCGCAAGCGGATCTTCCTGCACACCCAGAGGCTCAGCCTCGAGTTCCACGAGTCGTACACCTCGGGCCGCATCATCTCGCGCCAGACCAGCGACCTCGACTCGATCCGCGAGCTGCTCGACGGCGGCCTGAACAACCTCGTCTCCGGCGTGCTGTTCGGTCTGTTCACCTTCATCGCGCTCGTGATCGCCGACTGGCAGTCCGGCGTGATCCTGCTGGTCGCAGGCATCCCGCTGCTGCTTCTGATGCGCTGGTTCTACTCCCGCTCCCAGGTGGTCTACCGCGAGTCGAGGGTGATCAGCGCCAAGGTGATCGTGCAGTTCGTCGAGACGATGACCGGCATCCGGGCCGTGAAGTCGTTCCGGAAGGAGCCGCGCAACGACGAGACGTTCCGCAAGGTCGCCGGAGACTACCGCGACGTGAACCGGCGCTCGATGGTGCTCTACGGCACCTTCGAGCCTGGCCTGATGGGCATCGCCGCGCTGACTCTCGCCGGTGTCGTCCTGTGGGGCGGCCTTCGCGTCGCAGACGGCGCACTGGGCGTCGGCGTGCTGCTGGCGACCGTGCTGTACGTGCGCAACTTCTTCGCGCCCATGCAGGAGATCGCGATGTTCCTGAACTCGTACCAGTCGGCCACGGCCGCACTCGAGAAGGTGTCCGGAGTGCTCGAGGAGCAGCCCACCGTGCCCGATCCCGAGAAGCCGGTCGATCTGTGGGAGTCGCGCGGCGCGCTGCGATTCGACGGGGTCACCTTCGCGTACAACGACGACAGGACGATCCTGCCGGACTTCACGCTCGACATACCTGCCGGGCAGACGATCGCGCTGGTCGGCACGACGGGGGCGGGCAAGTCGACGCTGGCCAAGCTCGTGTCGCGGTTCTACGACCCGACCGCTGGTCGTGTGACTCTCGACGGCGTCGACCTGCGCATGCTGCACCCGAAGGACCTGCGCCGGGCCATCGTCATGGTGACGCAGGAGGCCTACCTGTTCAGCGGCACCGTCGCAGACAACATCGCGCTCGGCAAGCCCGATGCGACGCTCGAAGAGATCCGCGCCGCCGCTCGCGCCGTGGGCGCCGACGAGTTCATCTCATCGCTGCCCGACGGCTACAGCACCGACGTGAACAAGCGCGGCGGGAGGGTCTCGGCCGGACAGCGTCAGCTGATCTCGTTCGCGCGCGCGTTCCTCGCCGACCCCGCCGTGCTGATCCTCGACGAGGCGACGGCCTCGCTCGACATCCCGTCGGAGCGGCTCATCCAGCAGGCGCTGCAGACGCTGCTCGCCGACCGGACCGCGATCATCATCGCGCACCGCCTGTCGACGGTCGCGATCGCGGATCGCGTGCTGGTGATGGAGCACGGTCGCATCATCGAGGACGACACCCCTGCCGCGCTGATCGGGGGCACCGGGAAGTTCGCCCAGCTGCATGCGGCCTGGCAGGAGACGCTCGTCTGA
- a CDS encoding GH1 family beta-glucosidase has protein sequence MSPSTPADDYRGSGLLFPPDFVFGSATASYQIEGAAGEDGRTPSIWDTFSRTPGRVWNGDTGDIACDHYHRVEQDLDLMTELGLEAYRFSIAWPRIVPTASGEINQKGIDFYSRLVDGLRERGIRPVATLYHWDLPQYLEDAGGWAARETTDAFERYAEVMGRALGDRVDTWTTLNEPWCSAYLGYGQGGHAPGRHEPASALAAVHHLNLAHGRALQALRATSTGDPDYSVTLNFHVLRGQGDGASEAMRRIDALANRSFTGPMLRGEYPADLLADTSSVTDWSFVREGDLATVHQPIDVLGVNYYSTATVRLWDGISPKQQNDGHKGAVGGTAWPGSDQLVEFVEQPGPYTAMGWNIAPEGLEELLVSLSEQFPDQALMVTENGAAFDDHVADDGTVPDPERTDYLRRHFTAAHRALQRGVDLRGYFVWSLLDNFEWGYGYAKRFGIVRVDFDTLQRTVKDSGHWYRDLIRTRALPV, from the coding sequence GTGAGCCCGTCGACGCCCGCCGACGACTACCGCGGCAGCGGGCTGCTGTTCCCCCCTGACTTCGTCTTCGGGTCGGCGACGGCGTCGTACCAGATCGAGGGTGCGGCAGGCGAGGACGGCCGCACGCCGTCGATCTGGGACACGTTCAGCCGCACGCCGGGCCGGGTCTGGAACGGCGACACCGGAGACATCGCCTGCGATCACTACCACCGGGTGGAGCAGGACCTCGATCTCATGACCGAGCTCGGTCTGGAGGCCTACCGGTTCTCGATCGCGTGGCCGCGCATCGTTCCGACTGCTTCCGGTGAGATCAATCAGAAGGGCATCGACTTCTACTCCCGCCTGGTCGACGGACTGCGGGAGCGCGGCATCCGACCCGTCGCGACGCTGTACCACTGGGATCTGCCGCAGTACCTGGAGGATGCGGGCGGATGGGCGGCTCGCGAGACCACGGATGCCTTCGAGCGGTACGCCGAGGTGATGGGCCGGGCGCTCGGCGACCGCGTCGACACCTGGACCACGCTGAACGAGCCCTGGTGCTCGGCGTACCTCGGGTACGGCCAGGGCGGTCACGCGCCCGGCCGGCACGAACCGGCGTCCGCCCTCGCCGCCGTCCATCACCTCAACCTCGCGCACGGCCGGGCGCTGCAGGCGCTGAGGGCGACCTCGACCGGCGACCCCGACTACTCGGTGACGCTCAACTTCCACGTTCTGCGCGGACAGGGCGATGGTGCGTCCGAGGCGATGCGGCGCATCGACGCCCTCGCGAACCGATCGTTCACGGGGCCGATGCTCAGGGGCGAGTATCCCGCGGATCTGCTGGCGGACACATCGAGCGTCACCGACTGGTCCTTCGTCCGCGAAGGAGATCTGGCGACCGTGCACCAGCCGATCGACGTGCTCGGCGTGAACTACTACTCGACCGCCACGGTGCGACTGTGGGACGGGATCTCGCCCAAGCAGCAGAACGACGGTCACAAGGGCGCAGTCGGCGGCACGGCGTGGCCTGGCAGCGATCAGCTCGTCGAGTTCGTCGAGCAGCCGGGTCCGTACACCGCGATGGGCTGGAACATCGCGCCGGAAGGGCTCGAGGAGCTGCTCGTCTCACTGTCGGAGCAGTTCCCTGATCAGGCGCTCATGGTGACGGAGAACGGAGCAGCCTTCGACGACCACGTCGCAGACGACGGCACGGTCCCCGATCCCGAGCGCACCGACTACCTGCGCAGGCACTTCACCGCGGCGCATCGGGCGCTGCAGCGGGGCGTCGATCTGCGCGGCTACTTCGTGTGGTCGCTGCTGGACAACTTCGAGTGGGGCTACGGCTACGCCAAGCGGTTCGGCATCGTGCGGGTCGACTTCGATACGCTCCAGCGGACCGTCAAGGATTCAGGTCACTGGTACCGGGACCTGATCCGCACCCGAGCCCTCCCCGTGTGA